TTTTTAATAAACGATCGGGTCCGTTCATGCTTAGGGTGGTGGAACAATTGCTTTGGATGACCTTCTTCTACGATAATCCCCTTGTCCATAAAAATGATGCGATCTCCGATATCCTCAGCAAATTTCATTTCGTGTGTCACGATGACCATGGTCATGCCTTCTTCTGCAAGCTCCTTCATAACATTTAATACTTCCCCAACAAGTTCAGGATCAAGAGCCGAGGTCGCTTCATCAAACAACATCACCTTTGGTTCCATTGCAAGGGCTCTTGCAATCGCTACACGTTGCTGCTGTCCTCCTGAAAGCTGACTTGGATAATGATTCATTCGATCAATTAATCCAACCTTTCGCAAATAGCGCTCCGCTGTTTTCCGAGCTTCCTCCTTCGACTTTTTCCGGATTTTCATTTGAGCGGCCATGACATTTTCTAATGCAGTCATGGTTGGGAAAAGATTAAATCTTTGAAAGACCATGCCAATCTCTGTTCTTAATTTTGCGACGTGCTTTTCATTATATTTTTTCGATGGTTCCACGAAATACTCGCCCTCGACCTTCACAAAGCCCGTCGAAGGTGTTTCAAGAAAATTCAGACACCTGAGCAAAGTCGATTTCCCTGAACCGGATGGCCCGATGATGACCACCTTTTCGCCTTTTGTAACCTTAAAGTCGATTCCTTTTAAAATCTCATTTTTCCCAAACGACTTGTGCAATTCTGTAACCTCGATCATCACCTCATGCATGTTTTAATAACCTCCGTTCCAGCAATCGTATAATTTGTGCCATTGGTAAACTAATTATTAAATAAGCTAGTGCTAAAAGTGTATAGGATTCGATTGTTAAAAATGTCTGAGAAGCGTAGGATTGTGTTCGTAGGAGTAATTCATTAACTGTGATAAAAGCTAACAAAGAAGTATCCTTTATCATCATGACTAGATAATTGCCTAAGACAGGAATAGAAGATCTGGTTGCTTGCGGCATAATGATGGACCACATCGATTGACGTTTTGTATAGCCTAGTGCCAGGGCTGCTTCGTTTTGACCTTTGTCGACCGATAAAATGGATGACCGTATTACTTCTGATAAATAGGAACCGTAGTTAATTCCGAGCCCTAACATCCCAGCCATAAATGGACTAATTGTAAACTGAAATTCCGGGTTCCAAACTTGAACAAATAGCTCAATCAATAACGGGACAACATAGTACATATAAACAAGTTGTACGAGCAGTGGGGTTCCGCGAACAATTTCTAGAAAAAATACTAGTATACCGTTTAATAGTTTTGATTTTGAAATCCGCCCAAGCGCAATGAACACTCCGAGCACTATCGCTAAGGCAAAACCGCTGATTGTTGCTTTAATCGCAATCCACATTCCTTCAACCAGGATCGGCAGAAGATCTGCCGATGCCGTCGTGAAATCCAAATTTTCAATAACATTCATTTGAAACACCTCTTTTCAGTTTATCCAACTATACTGATGGTTTTACCAAAGTTATTCTTTTTCCTCATAGACATAATCTTCATTTAACCCATACTTTTTCAATACTTCTAAAATAAAGCCGTCTTCCTTCATTTTCGCCATTTCCTTGTTAACCGCTTCAACCAATGTCTTGTCCTCTTTGCGAGCTGATGCGGCAATCTTTCCTGTTGCTTGCGCTTTATATGGTGAAACGATTTTTAGACTTAAGGTTGGATCCTGTTTAATCGTGTAAGCTGCGACCACACCATCTGTTAACGTTGCATCGATTTTGCCCGTATTCGCTGCTAACAGTAGATCAGCTGATGACCCATAAATTTCAACACTGCCAATTTTGCCTTCTTTTTGAAGATTTTGAGCCAGTTCTAAAAAGGTTACCCCTTTTTGTGCCCCAACTTTTTTCCCTTTCAAATCTTCAATTCCCTTAATTGTTGAATCTTTTGGAACGACTAATGCTTCACCCTGTTGGTACCAAATATCTGTGAAAAGAGCGATTTTCTCTCGTTCAGGCTTGCGGTACATTCCATCTGTGACCATATCAATGCTACCATTGTTCAACTCTAGTAATAGATTCTCAAACTTAACTTCTTTCATTTCAACCTTAGGAATCCCTAAACGCTTGGCGACTTCCTTAATGATCTCCGCATCAATCCCTGTAAATTCCTTTGTGTCCTTGTCAATATAGGCAAATGGCGCATCATTTGAGGATCCTACCACCAATACCCCTTTTTCTTTCGCCTTTTGTAGCGTATCTTTTTTATCCGCGGATGCGCTGGTTGAGCTTTTTTCACT
The DNA window shown above is from Bacillus sp. T3 and carries:
- a CDS encoding amino acid ABC transporter ATP-binding protein, producing MHEVMIEVTELHKSFGKNEILKGIDFKVTKGEKVVIIGPSGSGKSTLLRCLNFLETPSTGFVKVEGEYFVEPSKKYNEKHVAKLRTEIGMVFQRFNLFPTMTALENVMAAQMKIRKKSKEEARKTAERYLRKVGLIDRMNHYPSQLSGGQQQRVAIARALAMEPKVMLFDEATSALDPELVGEVLNVMKELAEEGMTMVIVTHEMKFAEDIGDRIIFMDKGIIVEEGHPKQLFHHPKHERTRSFIKKVEHPEAVTDSDASDETLVGIGMRKEKGRMSSLLKEKTSNL
- a CDS encoding ABC transporter substrate-binding protein, whose protein sequence is MKKVLNLFLLVTLLAGILAGCGGSSEKSSTSASADKKDTLQKAKEKGVLVVGSSNDAPFAYIDKDTKEFTGIDAEIIKEVAKRLGIPKVEMKEVKFENLLLELNNGSIDMVTDGMYRKPEREKIALFTDIWYQQGEALVVPKDSTIKGIEDLKGKKVGAQKGVTFLELAQNLQKEGKIGSVEIYGSSADLLLAANTGKIDATLTDGVVAAYTIKQDPTLSLKIVSPYKAQATGKIAASARKEDKTLVEAVNKEMAKMKEDGFILEVLKKYGLNEDYVYEEKE
- a CDS encoding amino acid ABC transporter permease: MNVIENLDFTTASADLLPILVEGMWIAIKATISGFALAIVLGVFIALGRISKSKLLNGILVFFLEIVRGTPLLVQLVYMYYVVPLLIELFVQVWNPEFQFTISPFMAGMLGLGINYGSYLSEVIRSSILSVDKGQNEAALALGYTKRQSMWSIIMPQATRSSIPVLGNYLVMMIKDTSLLAFITVNELLLRTQSYASQTFLTIESYTLLALAYLIISLPMAQIIRLLERRLLKHA